From Vigna angularis cultivar LongXiaoDou No.4 chromosome 11, ASM1680809v1, whole genome shotgun sequence:
taagtaGCTTTGGTTTGGATTGGTGTGTATAAGTGATGTTAACTTATGGtgaagttaaatttatttgacttGTTTGATTCttatgtttaaaaagttaaaatagtGATTACTGtgtttaattaatgttaatgagAAAGAGAGAATTGTGATTAAACGTTTAAagaagtttttgtttttttaatttaaatataaattatataaattaatgtgcAGAAGATCATTAATGTGTTTAcggaaattaatttaaactcacagaacttgtttttatttttctttaaacaaGTTTcggaaaagagagagagagagagagaaagtatcttaaaatatattgtattttatttattacttaaaaaataatgtatttggTACACCATGCGTATAAAATACATGCGGATATTCAAAAGTGTTTCAAAACTCTGTTCTACACCAACTTTAGCATAGATTGTCGGTGACTTAAAAGGATACTTTGCAACGTCtatgattaataatataataataataatagcaataattattgaaaactcaagtttcaaaataaattttatatatagtagatataaaaaatttacgtaatataagaaaaaaattcattacACATTATTTTAAAGACTATTAAAGATTGATGTCactttttatatgaatttaactCATttcttatcattattattttataaattttcaataaatttatttaaaagataaataataataataagaagaagaagaaataattctaaaagtaaataattgaaattactGTCATCTCAAAATTCAAGTGTAGATatggtgtttttttttaccatttgcTTTACATATAGTGTCTTAGTCTTGTGTTGATGACATTAAATACTCAAAATAGAGTGACACACTATTGATTGAAATTTGAAGGAAAAACTTGGTTGTTAAGGAAAATATATGTTGAAACACACACATGCAATTTATGAACATTTGAAGCTTTTGACAACCTAATGTTGATTTTATTAAGCTAACAGATCTACTAACTGCCACCTACTTTTCTCTCAGCTACACCAACCAGAAACTGCTACATGAAACAGATCAATTCCTTTTGATGAATGAAGTAGCATTTGCAATTCTGTTTGTGAAGCAGCATTGATGGAAAAGCAGAAGCCATGATACTTGTTTCCTGAATCAAACCAATTTCCTGAATGAAGCCAAATTCACATTACTCAAAAGTGTCTTAAACTAAAGCAACTGCATTAATGCAGCTTGTCCTCATCTCTTCACCTAAACTAGGCCACAAAGGGTTCCCTTATCCAAAACCAAGAGGGTTGATTTGGTCATTTTTTGTGAAAGATGATGATGAGTTAAGAAATCAAATCAGCAGCAACAAGTATTGAAAATAGGCAATGAAAAGTTcccatattttaaaatactagtTATTCATGTAAGAAAATGCTAAGCATAAAAGGGTCCCAAAAACCACCTGTTAGTGCTGGTCAACATCAAATACTTATCAAAACCATATTCAAATAACATCACCTGCCAAACCACAGTTGAGAATATACAAAAAGAGAAAACCACATCAAACTAAAGCATGCCAAACCAAACCAAGGGGAGAGAATATCTCTCTGCTTGTTTGGCTTTCAAGCTTTCattctttcctcttcttttctttcctctctGAACTTCTTCCTCATTAGGAAAACAAACCACCTCAAGGAAGGAAAACAGACCAAACCATATACCAAACAACTATATATCCTTTATTCCCACTTATTCAACCTCTGGTTTATCCTTCGAATATGGTTCAAAGAAAGGTTCCTGGCAAGCTTGGAATCCAAGCTGAACATGTTAAATCAGACAAGAGGTTGGCAAATATGAAGCTATCTTCATCTCAGCACCAAGATGGCAAAAGTAGAGGAGCTGATATGAAGAAGAAAATCAGAAAATCAAGGTCAATAAACCTTTCTGATCTTGAGGCTCttcaatcatcatcatcatcaccttcAAGGAGAAGCTTGTCTCAACCAGGAAAGCCACCCCCTCTTCACACTCCAACCACTGCTGCATCAGCATCACCTCAGAAGCAGCAATCTTTGTTCAGAACAACAGATGTTTCACCCAATTACATGAAGCCAACAAGCAGTTCGCATGCAAAAAAGGAACTTTTCCCGGTAAGCCACAGGAACTCTCAATCTGGTTCTGATTTTAAGAATCTTCCGAGAAAATTTTCTACTGATTCCAAAGCTGCCTGTGCTAAAAAACCTGCCAAAGCCTTGGCAAGGTCGTCTAGTTTGAGTTTGGTCAGAACATTGACAAAAACCACTACTTTCAAGGCTTCTAGAGCCTGTCCTAGAAAATCCTCCAGGGCTGTTATGTGTGCAGATATGACTGCACCACAGAGAGCCACTTGTTCTTCAACTTTGAAGGACTCAAAGTTCCCTTCGTACCTCATGCTTAGCCCTGGGGCAACTGAGTCAGAGGGAACTTCAGCCATGAAGGTTTGCCCTTACACGTATTGTTCCCTTAATGGTCATCATCATGTTGATTTGCCGCCATTGAAGAGCTTCATGTCAGCTAGGAGGCGCCTTCTGAAGACGCAGAAGCGCGCCAAGCTTGAAGCTCTCAGCCCTCGGAGACTGAAGGTTCCCCTTGAGACAGATAAGAAGGACTCTGATGTTGAGCAGAACGTTTTTGAGGAAAAACCTGCTTGCGATGAAATTGGCATTGATATCTTCATTGAAATCTATGCCAATGAAAAGGATGCAACACCAACAGGAGCAGAAGAAATAGGGAGAAGAGATTTTCTCAAAGAGATTGAGGATCAAGCAGATAACAAGTCACCAATTGAAGATAATGGCGTAGCAGCAAGAACCGTTGGTTTTCCTTCTCCCTCTGTACGTGAACTTGATCTTGAGGAGGATTTGAAAAAGCCCTTTGATGACGTTGCAATCGAAGTAGATACCAACGGCAACTTTCTCCAAGAACAAAGTTCACAAGATGCAGATGAAGATCACCAACCAACTGTCTGGTGTCATGAAGAAATGAGCATGGGAAGCTACTGCAGCGATGGGGAACAAGACATGGGGGATGTTGACATGGATGATTCTGATTCCAGAACCTATGAAATGGAGTGGAAGGAGGAGATATTTTGTGGATTCGATCACGAAGAGGATGCTGATTCTTCTGTTTACACAGAAGAGGACAACGACTCAAGAGTTGAGTCCTCATCAGAGAGTTCTCATGATGTGTCAGTGACATGGTTAGATGACATCCTTGGCAGCTACTATGAGGACTTTCTGGTTGATGAAACACACAAAAAGGCCAATTCAGAAGAAAACACCCATTTTGAAGAATCTACTGGGATTAGTTCCGTCCTTGAAGACACAAATGGAAGCATTGAAACCAAAGAAATCGAGTACTCCTCCACGGGTTGTGACCAATCTTCATTTACAGAGGAAATATTTGAGTATATGACAAATGCACTAGATAATAGTGGAGAAGATGAGAAACATGTGGATGATGAGGCCGGTTGCAACTCAAAGACACTTGATGAACAGACATTTGACAGCACTCAGAATCAGAAGATGAGTGATACTAGCACAACTGACGAGACAAGTGAAGATGGATGTTCAAGCAGCCTAGAGAACAATGATGAGAGCAGTACAATGGAGAGGGAAATTGAGTTGGTGGATGTGTCTGAGGAATGTAACATGACTGATCAAGATCAGTATTTGTTGGAAAAAGACCAAGGTAAAGGTAGAAGGTTCCAAAGAACAAGTTGCATAGATAGTGAAGATGAAAACACAAGCAAGAATTGGAAAGGTTCAATTAGGAGAAAGAGGGTtgttgaagatgatgacgaGATGAGAAAGTTCAACCCCAAAGAGCCAAATTTCCTGCCTTTGGTTCCtgaaccagaaaaagaaaaggttgaccTGAAGCATCAAATGATGGATGAGAGAAAGAATTCGGAGGAATGGATGCTTGATTGTGCACTCAGACAAGCTGTGACAAAACTTGCACcagctaggaagaagaaggtGGCACTGCTAGTTGAAGCCTTTGAAACGGTGATGCCAGCACCCAAATGTGAAAACCGTTTGAGAAACAATTCAGCATTTGGTCATGCAGGAAGAATTCAAGCTTGTAGCTGATGGATGTTGCTGAGGTAAAAATTGAACACATAACccttttttcattctttctaaGCTTCTCATTAACATCAGCAATTATTTCAGTCTTTCAGCATTTTCAAAAGATCATTGACATGGGAACTTGTGAACATTAAGATTCTTTATATCACCATGAGCACACACCTATGCTATTTTTACTGATTTCTCGATTCATATAAACATTTTTGATAATAACATAACTAAGCGGTTTTCATAGCTGAAAGAGTTAAAATTAGAACAGAATTTTCCGTGTATATGATTAATAGATTTGATTTTCTTTATGCATGAAgttcttgttgttgttttcAAGCGTGGATATAAGATCAGTCCCTGAATACAAGGtttctgtctttttttttctgttttggttAGTCTACAGTCATGAAAGGTGAACCAAGAGAAAGTGTTATCTTCTTGCACGGGAAGCATAACCAAACCTCTGAGGAGAAATATGCCACTACACCAAGTAAATTTGGCTGGCATATCCAACTTTCTGAAACGTGGATAAACTCAGCTTCAAACATCAAGGACTTGTAACAGTAAAACTAAGAGTGAAGCTTCAGAAAGGAAACTTGTGGTTGCTGTTTAGCCTTGTGGATTTGCTTTACCAGAATGTTTAGTGAATTTTAATCATGTGTTGTTTACTTTGTTACATATGTTTGTACTTGATGCACTAGTATATTTGTGTTGATGAAGATTATCCATGCCTCTGGACTCTGATAACTAGTTTGTACAATGCAGGACAGCTAATCATTACgtaattttctgttttcacTTTCATCATTGCGAATTACAAAAAGTACTATATGGATTCAAAATATTGTATCATGAAAGCAAACATATTATTCATACTAAACCAAAAAAAACTTCAGATTCAAAAGCAAATAAGATCTCCATGAAATGATGATACATAATTAGCAGATATCAGACGTATTAGCCAATTGATGGAGTCCTTGTGACTTTGTTAGATTCATCCACATACAATCGAACTCTCTTAGGATTATAATCTGCAGTGACAAAAGAGTCATGAGGCACCACTTGAATTTGAACATCACTCATCTCTTCTTTGATCTTAGTTTCTGCTTCTTCAGCAGTGACACCAACCAGTTCAGGCCAACTTGTCTTTGTAGGAGTGTTAGTTTCCAAAGCCTGCTTGTAATTCCCTGCACACCAAACATACTTTGATACTGTTCATACACATTCATGAAAGTTTTATCTAATGTGACTTGAACATATTTGAAAAGAGGAAGAATAGTACTCACTTGGTAAGGGCACATTGGGTTGTTCCTGAGAAGGGTTAGTCCCTTGTTCTTGCTTTTCCTCAGCCATGAACACCAAACAATGTGTAGTACTCAAAAAAGGATCCTTTGATGAAAGTTTTGTTGAGTTTGAATGGTTTAAGTAGAGGCCATGGAAACTCTGAATCGGTGGAGTTTGGTTTTAGCTTGCCACCTCTTTTGGAGTTTTGCATGTTCAGATGATTAAGCTGATTTTTCCAATGCCATATGCCTCAATTTTGTAGTGTCACGTAAGCCACCTAAGACTATTTTAACACATGATAATGCTATTAAAGTCTCGcttcattttataaatcaaaatttgaccTCTTTCTATGTATAATGAATACTTATGTTGTAGTTTTATATCAAGTAAtcttgaataatttaatatttttataaaacttctaccatataacatatttatttattctaagaTAAGAACCCATAATTTCGGTGCATTTGTTGTCAAACTCTAATTTTTAAGGctcaactttattttaatttgttttttcaagATTAATTTAATACTAAAGTTGAAAGACTCAttcttacttttatatatttatgaattaaataattttttaatgtctaAGTTCGCAATATCTTTGCGTAATGTAGTTGATCATTCTGCGTAATGaatcttttatgttttattcttttcatcTTTGTCGCAGCTAAGGTTTAAGAGGCAGGATAAGGCATTACGGAAAAGACAAAACGTTGTGGTCGGCAAACTTGGGCAGCTAGTGGGCCCTGTCATGGCCGTTtgtatttaaatgtaaatataataataatatattatttttaatatattgatagaaattaaaatgttgttctttcttttcttctctaaagatttttataatataaatcctTTCTTCTAATAAGATTTTAACATTATGTAAAAACAAGATTTTATGTAGTCAAAATGGCATTagtttatacaaaaattatgtacaaataaatttaataggaattttgtaaataagttgGTACTTGTGTTGATAGattattattagaataattgtaaaaataataataggatGATATATGTAAagtccaataaaaaaataataaaataaaaaataataataataataatatatatatatatatataatatatatatatatatatatatatatatatatatatatatatatatatatatatatatatatatatatatatatgattataaaatGACAAAGAACCTTTCAGAAGTAGAATGGTGAGCAAGACACTTTTGGTGATgaagtcaaaatattattttttataaaatagtattttgaataaaatattaaaaaaaataaaaataaataaataaaaagacaaaactACTTTCAGAAGTGGAGTTAAGGGAGAACAACTTTCTGTAATgggatttaaatattatttataataacatattattattaaaaaaaaattaaatagtgtCAAATCTTAGCTATAAAAAGCAAGCATGAGGAAGACTGAAACTTGCacaaaaaattgagagaaattttgagagaaaagagttggaggaaattctagttaaaaaggagaaaattctggaagttttcggaGAACGGTTTCTAAGGAgaagattaagtctggaatagaggtaaggggagttactcttaagtttttgttttgtattatcctgagtcttgaatatgtaatattttgcttttgtttgatcttgaatatgaagcattttgtttctgtatgatctgaATTTTGAATAAGAACATGCTTCTGTGAGGAGATCCAAGtttgatagttgtaaaatgcgatattgattatgttatgctatttgtatgttattagttgcttcttttgtattgttgaaaggatgagaagttgtctaaccagctttgccagattcaacttcttgtttccccaaacttttaacggctttccttatttatttatattgtatttttggaaggatgagaagttgtctaaccggccttgccagattcaacttcttgtttccccaaactttttacggctttccttatttatttacattgtatttttggaaagatgagaagttgtctaaccggccttgccagattcaacttcttgttttccCAAACATTTTACGGCTTTCCTTATTTAATTagattgtatttttggaaggatgagaagttgtctaaccggccttgtcagattcaacttcttgtttccccaaactttttacggctttccttatttatttatattgtatttttggaaggatgagaagttgtctaaccggccttgccagattcaacttcttgtttccccaaactttttattgctttccttatttatttatattatatttttggaaggatgagaagttgtctaaccggctctgccagattcaacttcttgtttgcccaagaatttttatattaagattatttttttttattgtcaaatACTTGATTCTTCTCTGACCAATTATAGCAATATTTTATGattcttaatttgtttataattatcttttatgaattctattatcaatgtattttatgatgtttgatatgaaattaaggatttgaaatatagtatgagtctcgGGGAGAGGGGAGAGACTCTATAATGGTAtgatattagtgtatatgttgatgttgagggtcctttTGTTGGTGGttatcctaaaactctaataattgtccagtctcaattagagaaTGATGTGTTATATGGTGAGAGTAGTAAGAGGTCCTAGTTTATACTCATAGACAttaatggactaaccttgtgagtgatgatatatattatatttggccaTAACTATGTTGTAGATGttaccacaagtgcatgaccacccgagacttccatcagcattatatccggataatagagtctagtatgataattgcatcttataagaatttatggtgaatgtattacgtataataatagtgtaatgctttttctttgaattttgcatggtagcttacccttgtttgtttgtgtcaaaaaatcttatttttgcgatgatcgtataacgtttatgttatacgggagcagatgacgGAACGACGTCCGAACCAATACAAGTGAAGGAGGAAGCATCATAAAAAGGAAgagtagtttaaaaaaataataatgtattttcagTGTGAACTATGTTACTCCTAAATGGATGATTGTAATAATGTAcgatgtttttattattaatgaaataatttctCTTTGAGATGTTTAATTTTTGGGTGTTacaatatatgtttatatttatttgatacatattaaaagagtaaaataattataaaaaataaattaatgtactttaaaagaaagaataataatattaaataaatatgaaaattttgtgtATGAAAATATCTCTCTAGTTATTTAATGTATAGTGAAATATAAATTGTGTTTTGAActaatatacatacatattacATTACTTCTAATAGTAACCGATGTAATAAGTACAACATACTATATTCCTTATATAATAAGTACAACATACTATATTAGTTATATATGTAGTTTATACATATTACATGTATCGACGTTTCTTTAAATTTATCCGTGATGTTGCATGACTTCTCAATATACTAGATTACTTATATATGAACATtgcaaatattaatttttgtacaGTTCGGTATTAAGTTTCTCAACATAATTCTCCTTCTAGtggaaaacttaaaaaaaaaaaaagtgacatttTGATTGTAGAAACATCATATATTA
This genomic window contains:
- the LOC108334097 gene encoding uncharacterized protein LOC108334097 produces the protein MVQRKVPGKLGIQAEHVKSDKRLANMKLSSSQHQDGKSRGADMKKKIRKSRSINLSDLEALQSSSSSPSRRSLSQPGKPPPLHTPTTAASASPQKQQSLFRTTDVSPNYMKPTSSSHAKKELFPVSHRNSQSGSDFKNLPRKFSTDSKAACAKKPAKALARSSSLSLVRTLTKTTTFKASRACPRKSSRAVMCADMTAPQRATCSSTLKDSKFPSYLMLSPGATESEGTSAMKVCPYTYCSLNGHHHVDLPPLKSFMSARRRLLKTQKRAKLEALSPRRLKVPLETDKKDSDVEQNVFEEKPACDEIGIDIFIEIYANEKDATPTGAEEIGRRDFLKEIEDQADNKSPIEDNGVAARTVGFPSPSVRELDLEEDLKKPFDDVAIEVDTNGNFLQEQSSQDADEDHQPTVWCHEEMSMGSYCSDGEQDMGDVDMDDSDSRTYEMEWKEEIFCGFDHEEDADSSVYTEEDNDSRVESSSESSHDVSVTWLDDILGSYYEDFLVDETHKKANSEENTHFEESTGISSVLEDTNGSIETKEIEYSSTGCDQSSFTEEIFEYMTNALDNSGEDEKHVDDEAGCNSKTLDEQTFDSTQNQKMSDTSTTDETSEDGCSSSLENNDESSTMEREIELVDVSEECNMTDQDQYLLEKDQGKGRRFQRTSCIDSEDENTSKNWKGSIRRKRVVEDDDEMRKFNPKEPNFLPLVPEPEKEKVDLKHQMMDERKNSEEWMLDCALRQAVTKLAPARKKKVALLVEAFETVMPAPKCENRLRNNSAFGHAGRIQACS
- the LOC108334098 gene encoding subtilisin inhibitor 1 — protein: MAEEKQEQGTNPSQEQPNVPLPRNYKQALETNTPTKTSWPELVGVTAEEAETKIKEEMSDVQIQVVPHDSFVTADYNPKRVRLYVDESNKVTRTPSIG